A single Flavobacterium sp. 1 DNA region contains:
- a CDS encoding aspartate-semialdehyde dehydrogenase — MKIAVVGATGMVGEIMLKVLEERNFPYTELILVASERSVGKVIEFKGQKHTVVGLQTAVDMKADIALFSAGGQTSLDWAPKFAEAGTTVIDNSSAWRMDPTKKLVVPEINASQLTKEDKIIANPNCSTIQMVLALAPLHKKYNVKRVIVSTYQSITGTGVKAVQQFENEVAGIEGDMVYKYKINRNCIPQCDSFEDNGYTKEEMKLVKETKKILSDDSIKVTATAVRVPVVGGHSEAVNVEFSNDFDVNEVRTILSQTPGIVVQDNLDTFTYPMPRYAEGKNDVFVGRIRRDESQDNTLNMWIVADNLRKGAATNTIQIAEYLIAAKLV, encoded by the coding sequence ATGAAAATAGCAGTTGTAGGAGCTACCGGAATGGTTGGCGAAATCATGTTGAAAGTATTGGAAGAAAGAAATTTTCCATATACAGAATTAATACTAGTTGCATCTGAAAGATCAGTAGGTAAAGTAATCGAATTTAAAGGGCAAAAACATACCGTAGTAGGATTGCAGACGGCTGTGGATATGAAAGCTGATATTGCTTTATTCTCTGCAGGAGGACAAACTTCATTAGACTGGGCTCCAAAATTTGCGGAAGCAGGAACTACAGTTATTGATAATTCATCGGCTTGGAGAATGGATCCAACTAAAAAATTAGTGGTTCCGGAAATCAATGCTAGTCAATTAACAAAAGAAGATAAAATCATTGCTAATCCAAACTGCTCAACTATTCAAATGGTTTTGGCATTGGCACCATTACACAAAAAATACAACGTAAAACGTGTTATCGTTTCTACTTATCAATCAATCACTGGAACTGGTGTGAAAGCGGTGCAGCAATTCGAAAATGAAGTAGCCGGAATTGAAGGCGATATGGTTTACAAATATAAAATCAACAGAAACTGTATCCCGCAATGCGATAGTTTTGAAGATAACGGATATACTAAAGAAGAGATGAAATTGGTTAAAGAAACCAAAAAAATCTTAAGCGATGACAGTATTAAAGTTACTGCTACTGCTGTTCGTGTACCAGTTGTTGGTGGACATAGCGAGGCTGTAAACGTTGAGTTCAGCAATGATTTCGATGTAAATGAAGTAAGAACTATTTTGAGTCAAACTCCTGGAATCGTAGTTCAGGATAATTTAGATACTTTTACCTATCCAATGCCAAGATATGCTGAAGGTAAAAATGATGTTTTCGTAGGACGTATTCGTCGTGACGAAAGCCAAGACAACACCTTGAATATGTGGATTGTTGCTGATAATTTAAGAAAAGGTGCAGCGACAAATACCATTCAAATTGCAGAATATTTAATTGCCGCAAAATTGGTATAA